A single window of Sporosarcina sp. Marseille-Q4943 DNA harbors:
- a CDS encoding SDR family NAD(P)-dependent oxidoreductase, protein MEIQGKTAIVTGGASGLGFATVEKIIEKGGHVAILDRDTKNFEHIASRFGNDRVEAIETDVTDEESVINAIDQAFQKFGSIDICVNCAGVSVGAKTYSRKGVFPLEKFKKVIDINLNGTFNVLSNAVEKMVKNEVPEGQEKGVIVNTSSGAAYDGQMGQAAYSASKAAVAGMTLPIARDLANYDIRINAIAPGLFMTPMAAGLSDELLEGIKGQMEYPKRLGEPSEFASLVTHIIENTYFNGEVVRLDGATRLPPR, encoded by the coding sequence ATGGAGATTCAAGGGAAAACTGCGATTGTGACAGGAGGAGCTTCAGGTCTAGGTTTTGCGACTGTCGAAAAGATAATTGAAAAAGGGGGACATGTGGCGATCCTCGACAGAGATACGAAAAATTTCGAGCACATCGCAAGCCGGTTTGGAAACGACCGTGTCGAAGCAATTGAGACGGATGTAACCGATGAAGAATCGGTGATAAATGCAATCGATCAAGCATTTCAGAAGTTCGGTTCGATTGATATTTGTGTCAATTGTGCAGGCGTCTCAGTGGGGGCGAAAACGTATAGCAGGAAAGGCGTCTTTCCTTTGGAAAAATTCAAGAAAGTCATAGATATCAACTTGAACGGCACATTTAATGTTTTAAGTAATGCCGTAGAAAAAATGGTGAAAAACGAAGTGCCTGAAGGTCAGGAAAAAGGGGTCATTGTAAACACATCTTCTGGCGCGGCATATGACGGCCAAATGGGACAGGCTGCATATTCTGCCAGTAAGGCCGCCGTTGCGGGAATGACTCTGCCGATTGCAAGGGATTTGGCGAACTATGACATCCGAATCAATGCCATTGCCCCCGGGCTGTTTATGACGCCTATGGCTGCTGGGCTTTCGGATGAATTGTTGGAAGGCATTAAAGGCCAAATGGAATATCCAAAGCGCCTTGGAGAACCATCGGAATTCGCATCATTGGTTACCCATATTATTGAAAACACGTATTTTAACGGCGAAGTAGTCAGACTGGATGGAGCGACGAGATTGCCTCCTAGATGA
- a CDS encoding acyl-CoA dehydrogenase family protein → MSTLKNRVVEKQELELLRKSVRDFSRKEVSEYYDEWENNGNIPRNLWRKLGDQGFLLTEIPEEYGGLGAPLAYSMAIVEEFSKLGYSAISTNLSVHDIITAQYILNYGTESQKSHYLKGMASGELVAAFAMTEPGAGSDLQGIKTTAVYDETKKAYKLNGQKTFISNGQHCDFVIVVAKTDQTVKPSRGTSLFFVDVTAEGFSRGKNLEKIGLHACDTSEMFFEDVWVGEDKLLGNLNEGFKILMSELPRERLTIAVNAVAAMEGVLEQTIRYVKEREVFGKPLSDFQNTRFVIAELQTKTRVLKSFVKECMDMMMDGTLDTATASMAKLSCTEAQGEVADKCLQLFGGYGYMKEYPVARAFTDARVQRIYGGTSEIMKEIIGKDIFKE, encoded by the coding sequence ATGAGTACATTGAAAAATAGAGTTGTAGAGAAACAGGAACTTGAACTGCTCAGAAAAAGCGTAAGGGATTTTTCACGAAAAGAAGTTTCGGAATATTACGATGAGTGGGAAAACAATGGGAATATTCCACGCAATCTATGGCGTAAATTAGGCGATCAAGGTTTTCTGCTGACAGAAATACCGGAGGAATATGGTGGGCTGGGAGCTCCTTTAGCATATTCCATGGCCATTGTAGAGGAATTTTCAAAACTTGGCTATAGTGCAATTTCCACTAATTTATCGGTCCACGATATCATAACGGCCCAGTATATCTTGAATTATGGAACGGAATCTCAAAAATCTCATTACCTGAAAGGGATGGCATCTGGTGAACTAGTGGCGGCGTTCGCTATGACTGAACCAGGTGCAGGCAGCGACTTGCAGGGTATCAAGACAACGGCTGTCTATGATGAAACGAAAAAAGCATATAAGTTGAATGGTCAGAAAACCTTCATTTCCAACGGACAACATTGTGATTTTGTCATCGTGGTCGCCAAAACGGATCAGACGGTGAAGCCATCCAGAGGGACGAGTTTGTTTTTTGTGGATGTAACAGCTGAAGGGTTTAGCCGTGGAAAGAACTTGGAGAAAATCGGACTTCATGCTTGCGATACTTCCGAAATGTTCTTCGAGGATGTATGGGTCGGGGAGGATAAACTCTTAGGCAATCTCAATGAAGGATTCAAGATCCTCATGAGTGAATTGCCGCGTGAACGGCTGACCATTGCGGTTAATGCAGTGGCGGCAATGGAGGGGGTCCTTGAGCAGACAATCCGCTATGTGAAGGAGCGTGAAGTATTCGGCAAGCCGCTGTCCGATTTTCAAAATACTCGTTTTGTCATTGCTGAATTGCAAACGAAAACAAGAGTCCTTAAATCGTTTGTAAAAGAGTGCATGGATATGATGATGGACGGGACGCTAGATACTGCGACAGCCAGCATGGCCAAGCTTTCGTGTACGGAAGCCCAAGGGGAAGTCGCCGACAAATGCCTCCAATTATTCGGTGGTTACGGTTATATGAAAGAATATCCGGTCGCCCGGGCATTCACGGATGCCAGAGTGCAACGGATTTACGGCGGGACATCGGAAATTATGAAAGAGATCATTGGCAAAGACATCTTCAAAGAATAA
- a CDS encoding enoyl-CoA hydratase/isomerase family protein — MKNEQAVIVEKRNQVAWVYLNRPNDMNAISKEILEGLKEAILTVEADEEIRVVVLTGRGKAFCAGADLKEMMRELENRQLGQTSLLDDADSTFGSLTKMSKPLIAALNGITLAGGLELAMSADIVVASEKAKIGDAHANFGVLPGAGGSAKLPRIIGVNRAKYLLFTGDFISAHQMKEYGLVHEVVDPEVLESTVQAIAEKIAEKSPLVLKKMKQLVRDGLEQPLELALKQELLSLKAHTQSYDMIEGLNAFVEKRKPEFKGY; from the coding sequence ATGAAGAATGAGCAGGCAGTAATTGTTGAAAAAAGAAATCAGGTCGCCTGGGTCTATTTAAACCGTCCGAATGACATGAATGCCATTTCGAAAGAAATATTGGAAGGCTTAAAGGAAGCAATCCTAACAGTTGAAGCTGATGAAGAGATACGGGTAGTCGTCCTGACCGGAAGAGGGAAAGCTTTTTGTGCTGGGGCGGACTTAAAAGAAATGATGCGTGAATTGGAGAATAGACAACTTGGACAGACAAGTCTATTGGACGATGCAGATTCCACTTTTGGAAGTTTGACGAAGATGAGTAAACCATTGATTGCGGCATTGAATGGCATTACATTGGCAGGTGGCTTGGAGCTTGCGATGTCCGCGGATATTGTCGTTGCATCGGAAAAAGCTAAAATCGGGGATGCCCATGCGAACTTCGGCGTTTTGCCGGGGGCTGGTGGTTCCGCCAAGCTGCCCCGGATCATCGGTGTGAATCGGGCGAAGTATTTATTGTTTACGGGCGATTTCATATCGGCTCATCAAATGAAAGAATACGGCTTGGTTCATGAAGTGGTGGATCCGGAAGTGCTTGAGTCGACTGTACAAGCGATTGCGGAGAAGATTGCTGAGAAAAGTCCGCTTGTTTTGAAGAAAATGAAGCAACTCGTACGCGATGGATTGGAACAACCTTTGGAACTTGCATTAAAACAAGAGTTGCTTAGTTTGAAGGCGCATACGCAGTCCTATGACATGATTGAAGGATTAAACGCATTCGTAGAAAAGAGAAAACCGGAATTTAAAGGATACTAA
- a CDS encoding SDR family NAD(P)-dependent oxidoreductase, with product MNIENKVAIVTGGASGLGLGTVKALAEKGAKVVIFDMNEEKAKQACNELGENVSYAVVNVSDEAAVHAGIQQTMEQHGALHICVNCAGVGIAQKIIGRSGVIPFENFKKVVDINLFGTFNVLRLAAEQIAKNEPLTDSGERGVIINTASVAAYEGQMGQTAYGASKAAVVGLTLPAARDLSSFGIRVNTIAPGLFRTPLAEILDDHVVEKLEKSVEFPKRLGRPDEYADLVRFMIENEYINGEVVRLDGSIRMSPR from the coding sequence ATGAACATTGAAAACAAAGTGGCAATTGTAACCGGAGGAGCATCCGGATTAGGGTTAGGAACCGTGAAAGCATTGGCCGAAAAAGGGGCAAAAGTGGTCATATTTGATATGAATGAAGAAAAAGCGAAACAAGCGTGTAATGAACTTGGAGAAAACGTTTCCTATGCAGTTGTGAATGTATCAGATGAGGCTGCCGTTCATGCAGGAATCCAGCAAACAATGGAACAACATGGCGCGCTCCATATTTGTGTAAATTGCGCAGGAGTAGGTATAGCACAAAAGATCATCGGTCGGTCAGGTGTGATTCCGTTTGAGAATTTCAAAAAAGTAGTTGATATCAATTTGTTCGGGACATTTAATGTACTTCGGCTGGCGGCAGAGCAGATTGCGAAAAACGAACCACTTACAGATTCCGGAGAGCGGGGGGTTATTATCAATACCGCTTCTGTCGCGGCATATGAAGGACAGATGGGACAAACAGCTTACGGCGCAAGTAAAGCAGCGGTGGTCGGATTGACATTGCCTGCAGCTCGGGATCTCTCTTCATTCGGAATCCGGGTGAATACAATTGCACCGGGGCTATTCCGCACACCATTAGCCGAAATATTAGATGACCATGTTGTGGAGAAATTGGAGAAATCCGTTGAGTTTCCGAAACGGTTGGGAAGACCAGATGAATATGCAGATTTAGTAAGATTCATGATTGAAAACGAGTATATCAACGGGGAAGTTGTGCGTCTGGATGGAAGCATCCGTATGTCACCTAGATAA
- a CDS encoding class I adenylate-forming enzyme family protein, translating to MNIVEMLEVNTLRHPSKEALIYQNSTYTYEESNAKVNQLAHGLVKEGVKKGDKIAMFMKNSADFVFTYYAGAKIGAILVPINFRLSSKEINYIMTQSESKFIVADQEYEEIVYEAIKEIPTVPKQFTAPFAINEHCGSLSKLFINRTENPGIQLNGTDDLHLLYTSGTTGLPKGALFDHERVEAVALQFILTLNYHSDERMMNFAPLFHCAQLTIGMLSGFYIGATTVVYRDFNPKVILADIKKYRITSFLAVPTMHIAFINTPKDEDFDFSSVEKILYGAAPMSADVVRKCIDYYGTDQMYSLCGQTEGGPNGIVLYPKDHKKHAGMAGKNSSMFTLVDIVNEQGESVEPGVVGELLFKGPTVMKEYYNNPEATAKTIRNGWLHTGDLAMKDQDGYIQLVDRNKDMIISGGENIYSIEVENTIGMHPKVADVAVIGSPDTKWGELVTAIVVKKPDEEVTEQEIIDFTQLNIARFKAPKKVVFVDALPRNASGKLMKYQLREAYTESNTLPMGVER from the coding sequence ATGAATATCGTTGAAATGTTGGAAGTGAATACACTTAGACATCCAAGTAAAGAGGCGTTAATCTATCAAAATAGCACATATACGTACGAGGAGTCTAATGCGAAAGTGAACCAGCTGGCACACGGACTAGTAAAGGAAGGCGTGAAAAAAGGCGATAAAATCGCGATGTTCATGAAGAACTCTGCCGATTTTGTTTTCACATACTATGCGGGTGCTAAGATTGGGGCTATACTCGTTCCGATAAATTTCCGTTTATCGTCTAAAGAAATTAACTATATTATGACCCAATCCGAATCAAAATTTATTGTTGCTGACCAGGAGTACGAAGAAATTGTCTATGAAGCTATAAAGGAGATTCCAACGGTACCAAAGCAATTCACTGCGCCTTTTGCAATAAATGAACACTGTGGGTCTCTTTCAAAGCTTTTTATTAATAGAACAGAAAATCCTGGAATTCAGTTAAATGGCACAGATGATTTACATTTACTTTACACTTCAGGGACAACAGGATTACCCAAAGGTGCATTATTTGACCATGAGCGCGTAGAGGCTGTGGCATTACAGTTCATCTTAACGCTGAATTATCATTCAGATGAACGAATGATGAATTTCGCACCATTGTTCCATTGCGCACAATTGACAATTGGTATGCTTAGTGGGTTTTACATTGGCGCAACGACGGTCGTCTATCGTGATTTTAATCCAAAGGTGATTTTAGCAGATATTAAAAAGTACCGTATTACTAGCTTTTTAGCCGTCCCGACGATGCATATTGCATTTATCAATACACCGAAAGATGAGGATTTTGATTTTTCGTCAGTAGAAAAGATTCTCTATGGTGCGGCACCGATGTCGGCGGATGTGGTTCGTAAATGCATCGATTATTACGGAACCGACCAAATGTACAGTTTATGTGGTCAAACCGAGGGGGGACCAAATGGAATTGTCTTATACCCGAAAGATCATAAGAAGCACGCCGGAATGGCCGGAAAAAATTCTTCCATGTTCACTTTAGTGGATATCGTGAATGAGCAAGGGGAATCGGTAGAACCGGGTGTGGTTGGAGAACTACTATTTAAAGGTCCAACTGTGATGAAAGAGTATTATAACAATCCGGAAGCTACCGCGAAGACAATTAGAAACGGCTGGCTTCATACCGGGGATTTAGCAATGAAAGATCAAGATGGATATATTCAACTGGTCGATCGAAATAAAGACATGATTATTTCAGGCGGAGAAAATATCTATTCTATTGAAGTAGAGAATACAATTGGCATGCATCCCAAGGTTGCGGATGTTGCAGTCATTGGCAGTCCTGATACGAAATGGGGAGAGCTTGTTACGGCAATCGTTGTGAAGAAACCTGATGAAGAAGTTACTGAACAAGAAATCATTGATTTTACTCAATTAAATATTGCACGTTTTAAAGCGCCTAAGAAAGTGGTTTTTGTAGATGCTTTACCGAGAAACGCCTCTGGAAAACTAATGAAATATCAGTTAAGAGAGGCATACACTGAAAGCAATACTCTCCCAATGGGGGTGGAACGATGA
- a CDS encoding acyl-CoA dehydrogenase family protein has translation MKKATVKEAAMSKQSYFTEEHQMFRDALRKFLEKEAIPYFEQWEEEGLVPRGFWKKVGENGFLCSWIGEEYGGLGADFLFTVILNEELCRIGFGLGGLDLHSGIVVPYINNFGTEEQKRRYLPGCMSGDIITAIAMTEPGAGSDLASIRTTAIKEGDSYLLNGQKTFISNGIQSDVLVVVAKTNPKAVPAHKGISLFLVESDMPGFSRGRKLNKVGLHSQDTAELVFENVKVPAANLLGEEGNGFYHLMKELQQERILSVVGAQVAAEEMLRMTIEYVKEREAFGQPIGKFQNTQFKLAEMATHVQIGRTFLDDLIVKHMSGEELQKEVSMAKWWISDNARKMAPECMQLHGGYGYLEEYKIARWYRDIAVVPIYAGSNEIMKTIIAKKLGL, from the coding sequence ATGAAAAAAGCGACTGTTAAGGAAGCTGCAATGAGTAAGCAATCCTATTTTACGGAAGAACATCAAATGTTTCGGGACGCATTAAGAAAATTCCTTGAAAAAGAGGCTATTCCTTATTTTGAACAGTGGGAAGAAGAGGGGCTTGTTCCGCGCGGTTTTTGGAAGAAAGTCGGAGAAAATGGATTTCTATGTTCATGGATAGGCGAGGAATATGGGGGGCTAGGAGCGGATTTTCTTTTTACCGTGATTTTAAACGAAGAGCTTTGCCGCATCGGATTTGGCTTAGGTGGTCTTGACCTTCACAGTGGTATCGTTGTTCCTTACATCAATAATTTTGGTACAGAAGAACAAAAGAGAAGGTACTTGCCCGGCTGTATGAGCGGCGATATCATTACCGCCATCGCAATGACAGAGCCAGGTGCAGGATCCGATTTGGCTTCCATTCGTACAACCGCTATTAAGGAAGGGGATAGTTATCTATTAAATGGACAAAAAACATTCATTTCCAATGGTATCCAATCTGATGTACTCGTGGTTGTTGCTAAAACAAATCCAAAGGCGGTCCCAGCGCATAAGGGAATTAGTTTATTCTTAGTTGAAAGTGATATGCCTGGTTTCTCTCGTGGAAGGAAACTCAATAAAGTGGGATTGCACAGTCAGGATACAGCAGAATTGGTTTTTGAAAACGTCAAAGTCCCAGCTGCCAATTTACTAGGTGAAGAAGGTAACGGATTCTATCACTTAATGAAAGAGTTGCAACAGGAAAGAATTCTTTCGGTTGTAGGTGCGCAGGTTGCAGCGGAAGAAATGTTGCGTATGACGATTGAATATGTGAAGGAACGTGAAGCTTTTGGACAACCAATTGGTAAATTCCAAAATACGCAATTTAAACTCGCTGAAATGGCAACGCATGTTCAAATAGGCCGAACATTTTTGGATGATTTAATTGTAAAACATATGTCAGGAGAAGAACTTCAAAAAGAAGTGTCGATGGCTAAGTGGTGGATTTCGGATAATGCGAGAAAAATGGCGCCTGAGTGTATGCAACTTCATGGCGGATACGGATATTTGGAAGAATATAAAATTGCCCGCTGGTACCGTGATATTGCCGTTGTGCCCATTTACGCCGGATCGAACGAGATTATGAAAACCATTATTGCGAAAAAACTTGGGTTATAA